A genome region from Chlorobaculum tepidum TLS includes the following:
- a CDS encoding metallophosphoesterase family protein: MNIGGLFRKTGVVFALFVLLSGRPSVLWAEAWKFGVMGDTQWTTADPSGQNPHTVPVSIIRQVNRQFIDAGVKFVIQVGDLSDDGKEISEEERVAAAQPLIDAGIGFFAFRGNHEAKSAENGYGAPGFRQRYPQNRDGGFTKSDGGSFTVGSNFSSPVKISRDLDGLSYSFDFGEGQERARFVIIDNWPLPGRLVANSTHYPSGYTIADQQPWISAQLDKHNRKTPHVFVLSHQPLIGEGHQDTLFSGFANEHPEWQNRFFESLQSNGVRLFICGHDHIHQRSVITSPDGKSKVEQLIVQSNSSKFYTPKSLDDTNWFGQKSREISVSQERESVGYYIFTIDGPSVTVDYWADDHGHWQSDANFPQGAGRADTGVTPQFHFVKKERWSYSLNGKQFLVPQGASYTVVRDRFNGCEARILDGLNTSESRDASLDSTGQGRPLTKVVNTGWIAAKPSRHSGKNPAIPVFQLSGLGESGSDHTDHYVLSMSYDPATVRQKNIASGGFGLVTQDAAGRWLNAVEANSGGAATFIDGPWRRGYALGSHGIDRKHHRAWAVLNHEGAFAVANFSAH, from the coding sequence ATGAACATTGGTGGCTTGTTCAGGAAAACCGGCGTGGTGTTTGCGCTGTTCGTGCTGCTTTCGGGGCGGCCGTCGGTGCTTTGGGCCGAGGCGTGGAAGTTCGGGGTGATGGGGGATACGCAGTGGACAACGGCCGATCCTTCGGGGCAAAATCCGCACACTGTGCCGGTTTCGATCATCCGGCAGGTGAACCGGCAGTTCATTGATGCTGGCGTGAAGTTCGTCATTCAGGTCGGCGACCTGAGCGACGACGGCAAGGAGATTTCCGAAGAAGAACGGGTGGCTGCCGCTCAACCGCTGATCGATGCAGGCATCGGTTTTTTTGCTTTCCGGGGCAATCATGAGGCTAAAAGTGCGGAGAACGGTTACGGTGCGCCCGGCTTCCGGCAGCGTTATCCCCAAAATCGCGACGGCGGTTTCACGAAATCGGATGGCGGCTCGTTTACCGTTGGTTCGAATTTTAGCAGTCCGGTCAAAATCAGCCGCGATCTCGACGGATTGAGCTACTCGTTCGATTTCGGCGAGGGCCAGGAGCGGGCGCGTTTCGTCATCATTGACAACTGGCCGCTGCCGGGTCGCCTGGTCGCCAATTCGACGCACTATCCTTCAGGCTACACCATTGCCGACCAGCAGCCCTGGATTAGCGCCCAGCTCGACAAGCACAACAGGAAAACGCCCCACGTTTTTGTCTTGTCGCATCAGCCGCTGATTGGCGAGGGGCACCAGGACACGCTTTTCAGCGGCTTCGCCAATGAGCATCCGGAATGGCAGAACCGGTTTTTTGAGAGCCTGCAAAGCAACGGCGTGCGCCTGTTCATCTGCGGCCACGATCACATCCACCAGCGCTCGGTCATTACGAGTCCCGACGGCAAATCGAAGGTCGAACAACTCATCGTGCAATCGAACAGCAGCAAGTTCTACACGCCGAAATCCCTCGACGACACCAACTGGTTCGGCCAGAAAAGCCGCGAGATTTCGGTTTCACAGGAGCGCGAGTCGGTCGGTTACTATATCTTTACCATCGACGGCCCGAGCGTGACGGTCGATTATTGGGCCGACGACCACGGCCACTGGCAATCCGACGCCAACTTTCCGCAAGGGGCGGGTCGTGCCGACACCGGCGTGACGCCGCAGTTTCACTTCGTCAAAAAGGAGCGCTGGAGCTACAGCCTGAACGGCAAGCAGTTCCTCGTTCCGCAGGGCGCGAGCTACACGGTGGTGCGGGATCGGTTCAATGGCTGCGAAGCGCGGATTCTCGATGGCCTCAACACGAGCGAGTCGCGAGATGCCAGCCTCGACAGCACCGGCCAGGGGCGGCCTCTGACGAAAGTGGTCAACACCGGCTGGATTGCTGCCAAACCGTCCAGGCATAGCGGCAAAAATCCGGCAATCCCTGTTTTTCAACTCAGCGGACTTGGCGAGTCGGGCAGTGATCACACCGATCATTATGTACTGTCGATGAGCTATGACCCGGCAACGGTTCGTCAAAAAAACATTGCCAGCGGCGGGTTCGGTCTTGTGACGCAAGACGCCGCCGGGCGGTGGCTCAACGCAGTCGAGGCCAATTCCGGCGGCGCGGCAACCTTCATCGACGGGCCGTGGAGGCGCGGTTACGCGCTCGGCTCGCATGGCATCGACCGTAAGCATCACCGCGCTTGGGCGGTACTGAACCATGAGGGCGCTTTTGCCGTGGCGAATTTTTCTGCACATTGA
- a CDS encoding HNH endonuclease, translating into MLLQKSKVLVLNASYEPLSICDARNAVLLLFCGKAMMVASHPEHRIRTVTENFPLPSIVRLMVYVRIDYRGAVLNRKNLFRRDGFRCQYCGCKDGSLTVDHVMPKSRGGEDTWENLITACKSCNTKKGNRTPSEAGMAMLNKPCRPSNITLMRQHYRSISDEWKPYLFMS; encoded by the coding sequence ATGCTGCTGCAAAAATCCAAAGTTCTGGTACTCAACGCGAGTTACGAACCGCTGAGCATCTGCGATGCCCGCAATGCCGTGCTACTGCTCTTTTGCGGCAAGGCGATGATGGTCGCCAGCCATCCGGAGCACCGTATCCGCACGGTAACGGAGAACTTTCCGCTGCCGAGCATCGTCAGGCTGATGGTGTACGTACGAATCGATTACCGGGGCGCGGTGCTGAACCGTAAAAACCTCTTCAGGCGGGATGGATTCAGGTGCCAGTATTGCGGCTGCAAGGATGGCTCGCTGACGGTCGATCACGTCATGCCGAAATCACGCGGCGGCGAGGACACCTGGGAGAACCTCATCACCGCCTGCAAGTCCTGCAATACGAAAAAGGGAAACCGCACGCCATCAGAAGCAGGTATGGCCATGCTGAACAAGCCGTGCAGGCCGAGCAATATCACCCTCATGCGCCAGCACTACCGCTCGATCTCCGACGAGTGGAAGCCCTACCTCTTCATGAGCTGA
- a CDS encoding sugar phosphate nucleotidyltransferase — protein MKAIIPVAGVGSRLRPHTFSQPKVLLNVAGKPIIGHIMDKLIESGIDEAVIIVGYLGGKIEEYLTSHYAIKLTFVTQADQLGLAHAVHMCRPHVIDEEPLFIILGDTIFDVDLKLVLGSSISTLGVKEVDDPRRFGVVVTEGDRIVRLVEKPEQPVSNLAIVGLYFLHRAGTLFNSIDYIITNDIRTKGEFQLTDALQHMIDLGEPFSTFPVQGWYDCGKPETLLSTNEVLLQRDTRQKSLPGCIINPPVFIADSATVTNSIIGPNATIAEHAVVRDSIIMNSIIGRKSQVSEIMLDRSIVGNNAIVSAMGHELNIGDYSEIRMG, from the coding sequence ATGAAAGCCATCATTCCCGTTGCCGGTGTCGGAAGCCGTCTTCGTCCGCATACCTTTTCCCAACCGAAAGTACTGCTCAATGTAGCCGGCAAGCCGATCATCGGGCATATCATGGACAAACTCATCGAATCGGGCATTGATGAGGCCGTGATCATCGTTGGTTATCTCGGAGGCAAAATCGAGGAGTACCTCACCTCACACTATGCTATCAAACTGACCTTTGTCACCCAGGCCGACCAGCTCGGTCTCGCCCATGCGGTCCATATGTGCAGACCGCATGTGATCGATGAAGAGCCACTGTTCATCATCCTCGGAGACACCATTTTTGATGTCGACCTGAAGCTGGTACTCGGCAGCAGTATTTCGACGCTCGGGGTCAAAGAGGTTGATGATCCGAGACGCTTCGGGGTGGTGGTCACCGAGGGCGACAGGATCGTGCGGCTCGTGGAAAAGCCGGAGCAACCGGTGAGCAATCTGGCAATCGTCGGACTCTATTTTCTGCACAGGGCAGGCACGCTTTTCAACAGCATTGACTACATCATCACCAACGACATCCGGACCAAAGGCGAATTCCAGCTTACCGACGCCCTGCAGCACATGATCGATCTCGGCGAACCATTTTCAACCTTCCCGGTGCAGGGATGGTACGATTGCGGCAAACCTGAAACGCTTCTCTCAACGAACGAAGTTCTCTTGCAGAGGGATACCCGGCAAAAATCACTTCCCGGCTGCATCATCAACCCGCCGGTTTTCATTGCCGACAGCGCCACCGTCACCAACTCCATCATCGGCCCGAACGCCACCATCGCCGAACATGCGGTCGTCAGGGACTCCATCATCATGAACTCCATCATCGGACGCAAGTCGCAGGTCAGCGAGATCATGCTGGACCGGTCGATCGTCGGCAACAACGCCATCGTTTCGGCGATGGGCCACGAGCTGAACATCGGCGACTATTCGGAAATACGGATGGGCTGA
- a CDS encoding NUDIX hydrolase: protein MANGTVKIAEQSGVLPIAGDKIVLITARGSGRWIIPKGYIEKGMSPAESAAKEAWEEAGIVGSVRHEEIGTYSYRRPSGIFSVRIYPLEVESLLEQWDEMHVRQRRLVTPSEAIEMICLKELRSLITDYLIKRFDF from the coding sequence ATGGCCAATGGAACGGTTAAAATAGCGGAACAGTCAGGCGTGCTGCCAATTGCCGGTGACAAGATTGTGCTGATTACGGCCCGCGGTTCCGGGCGCTGGATCATCCCCAAAGGGTATATCGAGAAAGGCATGTCGCCCGCCGAATCTGCTGCAAAGGAGGCATGGGAGGAGGCTGGTATTGTCGGAAGCGTTCGGCATGAAGAGATCGGCACCTACTCATACCGCCGTCCGTCGGGTATCTTTTCGGTCAGGATTTATCCCCTCGAAGTTGAGTCCTTGCTTGAGCAGTGGGATGAGATGCATGTCCGTCAGCGTCGGCTGGTCACGCCATCGGAAGCTATAGAGATGATTTGTCTCAAGGAGCTGAGGAGTCTCATAACTGATTATCTGATAAAGCGTTTCGATTTTTGA
- the pheT gene encoding phenylalanine--tRNA ligase subunit beta, protein MKISVNWLKEFVPSLSFDCSGLVDYLTFLGLEVEDVFEQKLPDQKVIVGKIVEVRPHPNADRLRICMVDTGEGELRQIVCGAPNVEAGMMVPVATIGAVLTAVSGETFTIKPAKIRGEHSSGMICAADELGLSDDHDGVMVLDEACEIGQPLARYLETDTVLDIAVTPNRPDALSHLGVARELADCNEIVYPQAPVIEFTRGGGLIEVQDEESCPYYTATVIKGVTVGPSPRWLARRLEQIGLRPKNNIVDITNYILHSFGQPLHAFDYHQLAGSRIVVRSDAESSFMALNKVEYQLQPGMTVVCDAREPVAIGGVMGGLHSAVTDKTTDILLEAAYFNPASVRKTAKQLQLSSDSSYRFERGVDPCNVKRAAEYAIAMILEIAGGNVDSAEAWGDMPAAQKIVSLRPKRVNAVLGSSITASRMVRLLEKICIKAVSQEAVSDDVDSIAFSVPSFRVDIEQEIDLIEEVARLYGYNNLEPAPVMVSSYPVSRKVPEYFPDYLRSIMIGLNFREVLTNPLIRKAEADCFSSMLVNVLNPISEELEVLRPNLAPSLLKVVGYNMRHGNRELRLFEVAHGFEKQPEAGRGNEGPLSAFLEKELLSMVITGRREPRSWNRQDENVDFYDLRGVVEMLLEKLNLLEKSAFNIYNARTIGIEITSTENGKTSVLKAGTVQQVNREVLDVFGLDQDVYLAELDVTLLERCFESGVIYEPPSKFPVVERDLSFVLPRHIPAQRLIDLAKASDPRVRSVRIFDVFDRGTTQGEPSTRSVALSLELADRSGTMNEEAISAVISKVIDNARSELGAVIRQV, encoded by the coding sequence ATGAAAATCTCCGTCAACTGGCTCAAGGAGTTTGTTCCCTCTCTTTCATTTGATTGTTCTGGACTCGTCGATTACCTGACCTTTCTTGGTCTCGAAGTTGAAGATGTTTTTGAACAAAAGCTGCCCGACCAGAAGGTGATTGTCGGTAAAATTGTCGAGGTCAGACCCCATCCGAATGCTGACCGGCTTCGGATCTGCATGGTCGATACGGGCGAAGGTGAGCTGCGGCAGATTGTCTGTGGCGCGCCGAACGTCGAGGCTGGCATGATGGTGCCGGTGGCTACCATTGGCGCTGTGCTGACGGCTGTTTCCGGTGAAACCTTCACCATCAAGCCTGCGAAAATTCGCGGCGAGCACTCGTCCGGGATGATCTGCGCCGCTGATGAACTCGGATTATCGGATGATCATGATGGTGTGATGGTGCTCGACGAGGCGTGTGAGATTGGCCAGCCGCTTGCCCGCTACCTCGAAACCGACACGGTGCTTGACATCGCTGTGACGCCGAACCGTCCCGATGCGCTTTCGCATCTTGGCGTCGCCCGCGAGCTGGCCGACTGTAACGAGATTGTCTATCCGCAAGCACCGGTGATCGAGTTCACTCGTGGCGGTGGTCTTATCGAGGTACAGGACGAGGAGTCGTGTCCTTACTACACGGCCACGGTCATCAAGGGCGTGACGGTTGGTCCGTCGCCGCGATGGCTTGCCCGCCGACTCGAACAGATCGGCCTACGCCCAAAGAACAACATCGTCGATATCACCAACTACATTCTTCATTCGTTTGGCCAGCCGCTGCACGCTTTCGACTATCACCAGCTTGCCGGTAGCCGCATTGTCGTGCGCAGCGACGCCGAGAGCAGCTTCATGGCGCTCAATAAGGTGGAGTACCAGCTCCAGCCAGGTATGACGGTTGTTTGTGACGCGCGTGAGCCGGTGGCTATTGGTGGCGTGATGGGCGGCCTTCATTCGGCGGTTACCGATAAAACCACCGACATTCTGCTCGAAGCTGCGTACTTCAATCCGGCCTCGGTCAGGAAAACCGCCAAGCAGCTTCAGCTCTCTTCTGATTCCTCTTATCGTTTTGAGCGCGGTGTCGATCCGTGCAACGTGAAGCGGGCCGCCGAATACGCCATCGCCATGATTCTTGAAATCGCTGGCGGCAATGTCGATTCCGCCGAGGCGTGGGGCGACATGCCTGCCGCACAGAAAATCGTGTCACTCAGGCCCAAACGTGTTAATGCTGTGCTCGGCAGTTCGATCACCGCCTCCCGGATGGTTCGATTGCTGGAGAAAATCTGTATCAAGGCGGTCTCGCAAGAGGCTGTGTCGGACGATGTTGATTCTATCGCGTTTTCTGTGCCCTCCTTCCGGGTCGATATCGAACAGGAGATCGACCTGATCGAAGAGGTCGCACGCCTGTACGGGTACAACAATCTGGAACCGGCACCTGTAATGGTTTCCAGCTATCCGGTTAGCCGCAAGGTGCCTGAATATTTTCCCGATTATTTGCGTAGCATCATGATCGGCCTGAATTTCAGGGAGGTGCTCACCAACCCTCTGATCAGGAAAGCCGAAGCTGACTGCTTCAGCTCGATGCTGGTCAACGTGCTCAATCCGATCAGTGAAGAGCTCGAAGTGCTTCGCCCGAACCTTGCCCCCTCGCTGCTCAAAGTCGTTGGGTACAATATGCGGCACGGCAATCGCGAGCTTCGCCTTTTCGAGGTTGCACACGGATTTGAGAAGCAGCCGGAAGCCGGGCGCGGCAACGAGGGGCCACTGTCGGCATTTCTTGAAAAGGAGTTGCTTTCGATGGTGATAACCGGTCGACGTGAACCCAGAAGCTGGAACCGCCAGGACGAGAACGTCGACTTTTACGATCTCAGGGGCGTAGTGGAGATGTTGCTTGAAAAGCTGAACTTACTTGAAAAATCAGCTTTCAATATTTATAATGCTCGAACTATTGGTATTGAAATCACCTCGACGGAAAACGGGAAAACGTCCGTTCTGAAGGCGGGGACGGTTCAGCAGGTCAACCGGGAGGTGCTCGATGTTTTTGGTCTTGATCAGGATGTGTATCTGGCTGAGCTCGATGTTACGCTGCTGGAGCGATGTTTTGAGTCAGGCGTGATCTATGAGCCCCCGTCGAAGTTCCCCGTGGTTGAAAGAGATCTTTCATTCGTGCTTCCCCGTCATATTCCGGCCCAGCGCCTGATCGATCTTGCAAAGGCGAGCGATCCGCGGGTCAGGTCGGTTCGGATTTTCGATGTGTTCGACCGAGGAACAACTCAGGGAGAACCCTCAACGCGAAGCGTGGCGCTTTCGCTTGAGCTTGCCGACAGGTCGGGAACCATGAACGAAGAGGCGATCAGCGCCGTCATCTCGAAGGTGATTGACAATGCCAGGAGTGAACTTGGTGCGGTAATTCGGCAAGTTTGA
- a CDS encoding cell division protein ZapA, translated as MEKISVNVYGDSYPLRVENSELTGKAAKDVDGVMRRFAAKAPDLEAKKLAVLAAIQFAEKKNELEEELSQLRQKMAHINEFIEQNLH; from the coding sequence ATGGAAAAGATCAGCGTCAATGTGTATGGCGACAGCTACCCTTTGCGGGTAGAGAACAGCGAACTGACCGGAAAGGCGGCAAAGGATGTCGATGGTGTCATGAGGCGTTTCGCCGCCAAAGCTCCGGATCTGGAAGCAAAAAAGCTGGCCGTTTTGGCTGCGATCCAGTTTGCTGAAAAAAAGAACGAACTTGAGGAGGAGCTGTCGCAGCTCAGGCAGAAAATGGCTCATATCAATGAATTTATCGAGCAGAATTTGCACTAA
- the rny gene encoding ribonuclease Y yields MGIVINLFLIIAASIVFFVVGFYIGRFFLERIGTTKVLEAEERAVQVIQEAQKEANDYKELKVNEVNQEWKKRKREFDSEVTIKNNKFAQLQKQIRQKEVTLANQMRDIKETEKKLQEQREELKHQTQNVQNRSAELEKTILEQNQRLESISNLTAEEARQMLIDNMIAKAREEAAETVHQIHEEATQKADRIAEKIMLTAIQRISFEQATESALSVVHIQSDELKGRIIGREGRNIKAFENATGVDIIVDDTPEVVILSCFDPLRREMAKLTLQKLLVDGIIHPVAIEKAYQDAKKEIEDVIMSSGEEAISSLQIPDMPAEIVNLIGKMRFHTVYGQNLLQHSREVAMLAGLMAAELKLDAKQAKRAGLLHDIGLVLPETEMPHALAGMEFLKKFNMSPVVLNAIGAHHGEVEKASPIADLVDAANIVSLSRPGARGAVTAEGNVKRLESLEEIARTFPGVIKTYALQAGREIRVIVEGDNVSDSQADVLAHDIASKIESEAQYPGQIKVTILREKRSVAFAK; encoded by the coding sequence ATGGGAATAGTCATAAATCTGTTTCTCATTATTGCGGCATCCATAGTCTTTTTTGTGGTCGGTTTTTACATCGGTCGATTCTTTCTGGAGCGCATCGGTACCACCAAGGTACTCGAAGCTGAAGAACGTGCCGTGCAGGTCATCCAGGAGGCTCAGAAAGAGGCCAATGACTACAAGGAACTCAAGGTCAACGAGGTGAACCAGGAGTGGAAGAAGCGCAAGCGTGAGTTTGACAGCGAAGTAACCATCAAAAACAACAAGTTTGCCCAGCTGCAGAAGCAGATTCGCCAGAAAGAGGTGACTCTGGCTAATCAGATGCGGGACATCAAGGAAACTGAAAAGAAGCTTCAGGAGCAGAGAGAGGAGCTGAAGCATCAGACTCAGAACGTACAGAATCGATCCGCGGAGCTTGAAAAGACCATTTTAGAGCAGAACCAGCGGCTGGAGAGTATCTCGAACCTGACCGCCGAAGAGGCTCGTCAGATGCTCATCGACAACATGATCGCCAAGGCCAGGGAAGAGGCGGCCGAAACCGTTCACCAGATTCACGAAGAGGCCACGCAGAAGGCCGACCGGATCGCCGAAAAGATCATGCTGACCGCTATCCAGCGTATCTCTTTCGAGCAGGCGACCGAGAGTGCCCTGTCGGTGGTACATATCCAGAGCGACGAGTTGAAGGGGCGTATCATCGGACGCGAGGGACGCAACATCAAGGCGTTCGAGAATGCAACCGGCGTGGATATTATCGTCGATGACACTCCCGAGGTGGTCATTCTCTCCTGCTTCGATCCGCTCCGCCGCGAGATGGCCAAGCTGACTTTGCAAAAGCTGCTTGTTGACGGCATTATCCATCCGGTGGCGATCGAAAAGGCCTACCAGGACGCTAAGAAAGAGATCGAGGATGTCATCATGTCTTCCGGCGAAGAGGCGATTTCGTCGCTTCAGATTCCCGACATGCCAGCAGAAATCGTCAACCTGATCGGTAAGATGCGTTTCCATACGGTTTACGGTCAAAACCTCTTGCAGCACAGTCGCGAGGTTGCTATGCTGGCGGGTTTGATGGCCGCCGAACTGAAGCTCGACGCCAAGCAGGCTAAGCGCGCCGGCCTCTTGCACGACATCGGTCTGGTGCTGCCTGAGACCGAAATGCCGCATGCGCTGGCGGGCATGGAGTTTCTCAAGAAATTCAATATGTCGCCGGTGGTGCTCAACGCCATTGGCGCTCATCACGGAGAGGTCGAGAAGGCGTCGCCCATTGCTGACCTGGTCGATGCGGCTAACATTGTGTCACTGTCGAGGCCCGGCGCGCGCGGCGCGGTTACGGCCGAGGGTAACGTCAAGCGTCTCGAAAGCCTCGAAGAGATCGCCAGGACCTTCCCCGGCGTGATCAAGACCTACGCTCTGCAGGCGGGCCGCGAGATCAGGGTGATCGTCGAAGGCGACAATGTTAGCGACTCTCAGGCCGATGTGCTCGCCCACGACATTGCCAGCAAGATCGAGTCGGAGGCGCAATACCCCGGCCAGATCAAGGTGACCATTTTGCGCGAAAAACGCTCGGTCGCCTTTGCAAAGTAA
- the hisB gene encoding imidazoleglycerol-phosphate dehydratase HisB — MTQRIASHSRKTAETDISATVNLDGSGTSAIETGVVFLDHMLTNFSRHSGIDVQLRCSGDLEVDDHHTVEDVALVLGKAIVDALGDKKGIGRYGWAIIPMDEALAQCSIDLGGRSYCVFRAEFQRPVIQGLSTEMVEHFFVSLSRTMNANLHLAVLEGRNTHHMIEALFKSLAYAMKQAVKVESTEIKSTKGAI, encoded by the coding sequence ATGACCCAGCGCATCGCATCTCACAGCCGCAAAACTGCTGAAACGGACATTTCCGCCACCGTCAATCTCGACGGTTCAGGAACGTCGGCCATCGAGACCGGCGTGGTTTTTCTCGATCACATGCTCACCAACTTCAGCCGCCACTCCGGCATCGACGTGCAGTTACGGTGCAGCGGCGATCTGGAAGTTGACGACCACCACACCGTAGAAGATGTAGCGCTGGTGCTCGGCAAAGCCATCGTGGACGCGCTTGGCGACAAAAAAGGTATCGGACGCTACGGCTGGGCGATCATCCCGATGGACGAAGCGCTGGCACAGTGCTCGATCGACCTCGGTGGGCGTAGCTATTGCGTCTTCAGGGCAGAATTTCAGCGCCCGGTGATCCAGGGGCTTTCAACCGAGATGGTAGAGCACTTCTTTGTGTCGCTCTCGCGAACGATGAACGCAAACCTGCACCTCGCGGTTCTGGAGGGCCGGAATACGCACCATATGATCGAGGCGCTCTTTAAGTCGCTGGCCTACGCGATGAAGCAGGCAGTGAAGGTCGAAAGCACAGAAATCAAATCGACCAAAGGGGCAATCTGA
- a CDS encoding DUF2905 domain-containing protein, translating to MQDPFSGIGKMLILLGASIAALGLLIMLVQKSGGNGWLGWFGHLPFDIHIEKENFRLYFPLGSSIVLSIILSLVIGLINKFFR from the coding sequence ATGCAAGACCCGTTTTCAGGAATTGGCAAAATGCTCATTTTGCTTGGCGCATCGATCGCTGCACTCGGTTTGCTTATCATGCTTGTTCAGAAATCGGGCGGAAATGGATGGTTGGGATGGTTCGGCCACCTGCCGTTCGACATTCATATCGAAAAAGAGAATTTCCGGCTCTATTTTCCGCTCGGAAGCTCCATCGTCCTGTCAATCATCCTGAGCCTCGTCATTGGCCTTATCAACAAATTTTTCAGATAG
- the secG gene encoding preprotein translocase subunit SecG, which yields MLNSFVVIFALLAALLLIVSVLLQSPKAGSGLTGGISSLGTVQTLGVRRTGDFLSKTSAILAGLVMVLCFIAQFTLPARHQEGTGSSILQKSAPASLPVNNLPQSLPTGNIQPAAAPAEQPAAPAK from the coding sequence ATGCTCAACAGTTTTGTCGTCATTTTTGCCTTGCTTGCAGCACTTCTGCTGATCGTATCAGTGCTGTTGCAAAGCCCCAAAGCTGGCAGTGGTCTGACTGGAGGTATTTCGAGCCTCGGCACCGTGCAGACTCTCGGCGTCAGGCGTACCGGTGATTTTCTGAGCAAGACTTCGGCGATTCTGGCTGGTCTGGTTATGGTTCTTTGCTTCATTGCTCAGTTCACGCTTCCTGCCCGTCATCAGGAGGGCACAGGCAGCAGCATCCTGCAGAAGAGCGCTCCAGCATCGCTTCCGGTTAACAATCTTCCGCAGTCGCTTCCGACTGGCAATATTCAGCCTGCGGCGGCTCCAGCAGAACAACCGGCAGCACCGGCAAAATAA
- a CDS encoding LptF/LptG family permease: protein MKIFDRYILKEHLGTFFFAFVTIMFVFILTFLTQFLERLIGKGLDFRIILEVVALQSAWMVGLAVPMAVLVSTVMAFSSLTNSSELTVMRAGGISIYRLVAPVLLAALALSLMMERFNNVLMPEANYKANALFADITRMKPGLGIDKNAFSDVIQGYSIMVRDIDNETGELRDIVLYDRGRPDVRTVIMAARGRIQFSQDYSHLVLTLEDGQIHELSLPAMDRYRKMVFARNRYVFDATGYGFERTDDGKRRRGSKELSAAELLSMAREFRMKDRMAESSIDKGIAGLRAEIESIRKRSSTSPASSPALLPPAVTGRAIELVDTMIDNATERIGQMRENRESFYNYMIEYHKKYSLAFACVVFAMIGAPLGVMARHGGFGAGAALSLFFFVLYWVLLIGGEKIAERGLLLPAISVWLPNVVLAVTGLFMIYRLSSSASGSGR, encoded by the coding sequence ATGAAAATTTTTGATCGATACATTCTCAAGGAGCATCTCGGCACCTTCTTTTTCGCGTTTGTAACGATCATGTTTGTGTTCATTCTCACCTTTCTTACTCAGTTTCTTGAACGCCTGATAGGCAAGGGGCTCGATTTCAGAATCATACTCGAAGTGGTGGCGTTGCAGTCGGCCTGGATGGTTGGACTGGCGGTGCCGATGGCGGTGCTGGTTTCGACAGTCATGGCCTTCAGTTCCCTGACCAACAGCTCGGAGCTGACGGTGATGCGCGCTGGCGGCATCTCGATCTATAGGCTTGTTGCGCCGGTGCTGCTCGCCGCGCTTGCCTTGTCGCTTATGATGGAGCGCTTCAACAACGTGCTGATGCCCGAGGCCAACTACAAGGCCAATGCCCTGTTTGCCGACATCACCCGCATGAAGCCCGGTCTCGGCATCGACAAGAACGCTTTTTCCGATGTGATTCAGGGTTACTCCATTATGGTGCGGGATATTGACAACGAAACCGGAGAGCTTCGTGACATCGTGCTCTACGATCGCGGACGGCCGGATGTTCGCACCGTGATCATGGCGGCAAGGGGGCGTATCCAGTTTTCGCAGGATTACAGTCATCTCGTGCTGACCCTCGAAGATGGTCAGATTCACGAGCTCTCTCTGCCGGCGATGGATAGGTATCGCAAGATGGTTTTCGCCAGGAACCGTTATGTTTTCGATGCGACCGGATATGGCTTCGAGCGCACTGATGACGGCAAGCGACGCCGGGGCAGCAAGGAGCTTTCAGCTGCCGAACTGCTGTCGATGGCCAGAGAGTTTCGCATGAAAGACCGCATGGCCGAGAGTTCGATCGACAAGGGAATCGCCGGGTTGAGAGCGGAGATTGAGTCGATTCGCAAGCGGAGCAGCACTTCTCCAGCATCCTCGCCAGCGCTGCTGCCGCCCGCGGTGACCGGACGCGCCATCGAATTGGTCGATACGATGATCGACAATGCAACGGAGCGCATCGGGCAGATGCGGGAAAACCGTGAGTCGTTCTACAATTACATGATCGAGTATCACAAGAAATATTCGCTCGCCTTTGCCTGCGTGGTGTTCGCCATGATCGGCGCGCCGCTTGGCGTCATGGCGCGGCACGGCGGATTCGGTGCGGGCGCGGCGCTGTCGCTTTTCTTTTTCGTGCTCTACTGGGTACTGTTGATTGGCGGTGAGAAGATCGCCGAACGAGGCCTGCTGTTACCAGCTATCTCGGTCTGGCTGCCCAATGTCGTACTGGCCGTTACCGGTCTGTTCATGATATACCGCCTGAGCAGCTCGGCCAGCGGATCAGGCCGGTAA